The Rhodospirillales bacterium genome contains the following window.
CTTGCCGCCTTCGCGCGCGAAGGCGTGGCCAAGGCCGGGATAATCGTACAGCGTCGCCTTGGCATGCCGGTCGAGGGCGGCGTGAATCTGCTTCTGCGCCTCGGGCGGAACGAATTCGTCGGCGCCGGCAATATGGAGCATAAGCGGACAGCGGATGATTTCGTTGAGATGTTCGGTCAGATAGACGCCGTAGTATCCGACCGCGGCGTTGGCCTTGGTGCGGGTTGCGGTCAGATAAGCGAGCCGACCGCCGAGGCAGAATCCGACCGTGCCGACCTTGCCCGAGCACCCCGGCATTTTCCGCAACGCTTCGATGGTCACATCAAGATCGGCAATGCCCTTCGCCAGATCGAAGCCCTTGAACAGTTCGAAGGCGCGCGCCCATTCGGCGTCGGTCTGGTCGGTGAGCTGGATGCCCGGCTCCTGGCGCCAGAAGAGATCGGGGCAGAGCGCCACAAAGCCGTCCCGGGCGAACTGGTCGGTAATGCCGCGCATGACCGCGTTGACGCCGAAAATTTCCTGGATCACCACCACCCCCGGCCCGCGGCCGGATTCGGGTTTTGCGAGATAACCCATGAAGCTGCCGCCATCCTTAGCTTTCAGCGTGATTTCCTGACCGCCCATGCGCGCGTCCTCCTTGATTCCGATGGCCTGCCCGGCAAGAGCCGCAAGCGTATCCGTTTTTATTCTTCTATAATAATGCCCGTACCATGATCGCGATCAAGCGTTTACGAACCGGACTTGTTTTTGCGCTGGCATTGGCAAGTCCGGCGGCGGCCGACGAATGCCGCCCGGGCGGACGGGGCAAGACTCCCGATATCTCTTTTACCCTGCAACCGCCCGTCGTCAACTGGCACTACCATAAGACCAACGAAGAAATTCGCGTCTTGCGCGCCCGGTCGGGCGGCAAGGTCGCCGCCGTCGGCCCCAATTGGCAATCGATCGGCCTCACGCTCGCCACCACCGTCCTGGCCGTCGACGTGCGCGTCGAGGCAACACCGATCCGTGGCGCGCGCTCCGGCGCCGCCGGTCCCGAATTCTGCGCCCGCCTGATTTGGGCCGACGTCAAATTCGGGTCTTCCCGCCTTGATGCCTACGTCGCGCGCGGCTACCGCCAAGGATCGTGCCCCTTCCAGGTCGTGCGCGCGCACGAGGAAAAACACATCGAGGTCCACCGTGCCGCGATCGAGCGCTACGCGCCGCGGATCGAGGCGCGGCTGAGGGAAGCCGCGCCCGCCCTGCCGCCGGTACGCGTCGCCGATCCCAAGGCGGGCGCCGAGCGGCTGCGCAAGATGCTGCATGACGACCTCGCAACAATCTTCGACGCCATGCATAAAGACGTGGAACGGGAAAACGCGGCCCTCGACACCCCCGAGGCCTATGCCAAGGAGCGCCGCCTGTGCCCCAAGGGCGAATGGTAGGCGGCGCTTTCGCGGCTCCGCCATATGGCGAAGCCGGCGGAGACGGGGTATCCTGCCGGCGCAAAACGTCTTGAGGGCAATCCGTCATGCCGGCCAACGGCCCCCGCGCGAGCAACCCGACCAACGGGAACAACGACGCCGCCCAGGACGCCCTGCGGGCGGCGGAGACGGAAATCCGCCATCTCAAGGGCACGATCGCCGCGCTGCGCGAATCTCTCGAAAGCGAGCGGTACGCCCGCGAGCAGGCGGTGCAAACCGCCGTGGCGGTCGCCAACGACGAAATCGTCCAGCTCAAGGCCACCGTTTCGGCCATGCGCGATCAGGTGGATTCGGTGCGCGCCAGCAAGGACGACGCCGTGCAAACCGCGG
Protein-coding sequences here:
- a CDS encoding dienelactone hydrolase family protein; this encodes MGGQEITLKAKDGGSFMGYLAKPESGRGPGVVVIQEIFGVNAVMRGITDQFARDGFVALCPDLFWRQEPGIQLTDQTDAEWARAFELFKGFDLAKGIADLDVTIEALRKMPGCSGKVGTVGFCLGGRLAYLTATRTKANAAVGYYGVYLTEHLNEIIRCPLMLHIAGADEFVPPEAQKQIHAALDRHAKATLYDYPGLGHAFAREGGKHWDAQAAKTANARTLTFFGKHLG